In Salvia miltiorrhiza cultivar Shanhuang (shh) chromosome 4, IMPLAD_Smil_shh, whole genome shotgun sequence, the DNA window AAATCCAAGCATATCTAGAATAATCATCAATAAACGTGACATAGTACCTGGAGCCTCCCTTGGAGGTAACTGTAGCTGGCCCCCAGACATCAGTGTGCACATAATCTAAGATGCCTTTGCTCCTGTGTTTGCTGGCCCTGAACTGAACTCGGTGTGTTTTCCCGTACACGCAATGCTCGCAAAATTCCATGCAAGGCTTCTTCAAGTTCTTTAGCAAACCTTCTTGACAAAGTAGATGCAGGCCCTTCTCTGACATGTGTCCGAGTCTCCTGTGCCATAACCGGGTGTAGTCCCCTGGATTTCTACTAGTTCCATCTGCTCCAACTGCCGCACTTCCCGTCACTGTTGTACCCAAAAGCGTATACAAATTTCTTTGACGGATACCCTTCATCACAACTAAAGAATCCCGAACAACCTCCATGACTCCATTCCAAGTGATAATTTTGCATCCACCGGAGTCCAAAGTGCCAGCGGAAATAAGGTTCTTACATAGTTCCGGGACATGTCTCACATCCTTTAAGGTTCTGATAACCCCATCATGCATCCTGATTCTGATCGAACCGACCCCCACTATTTTGCAGGAATGGTTGTTTCCCATCAAAACAGTTCCACCATCTATTTCCTCATAGGTAGTAAACCACTTCCTATTCGGAGACATATGATAAGAGCATCCCGAATCAAGTATCCACTTACCGGCGCTTTCCTCGTTACCCGTGGCATTGAAACAATCACCGATATCCCCTTCCTGCGAAGCAAAACCAGCTTCTTGTGTTCCTTTTCCCTTCCCGCTGTTGTTGTActtgttcttgttcttcttcCAAGTTGTCTTCTTGCTGGGGCAATTCGCTTTGAAATGCCCAAGTTCCCCGCACTTAAAACATGGTCTCTCTGCAAGAGGTTTTGGACTGGATCTAGCCTTTCCTCCCTTGTCTTTCTCTCGATCACTTGTCTTGCCCCTCGTATACAATCCCTGTGCCTGCTCCTTGCTCCCACTAGTAGCCATGCCACTAGTTGCAATCTTTCGAAGATCATCCGCTAGGAGTGAAGTCCTAGTCTCATCCATCGTCAGAGTGTCGCCCATGAGCATCAAGGTTTGTACAAGATTTTCATACGATTTTGGCAATGAGAGTAGTAGCATGAGAgcttgatcctcatcttccACCTTCACATCAATATCCTTCAAGTCTGATATGCACCTATCAAACTTGTTTAAATGTTCCTGAATAGGTGTACCTTCCTCCATCTTGCAAGTGTACAATTTGGATTTCAAGTAGATCCGATTCGTTAGAGTCTTCGTCATGAAGTTCGCCTCTAACTTCAACCATACTCCCGCGGCGGTTACCTCATTGTCCACCAAGAAAGCAACATCCCTCTCTAGGCAGAGAATGATCGACGCTCGTGCTTCAAGATCTAACTCTTCCCAATCCTCATTCGACATGTCTTCGTGCTTCTTTTCTTTACCCGCCAAAGCTTTGTGTAGCTTTTGTGAAATTAGCAAATTCTTCATTTGCATCCTCCAATAGGAAAAATCATTCTTCCCATTGAACCTTGCTATCTCATACTTTCCTATCTTGACCGCACCACTCGTAGACGTCATTTTTCAGCTTGTTTCAGATTTTCGTTTCTCTCAGGAATTTCGTCGAACACCTGGTATGCGCCTCTGCTAGGACCAGCTCAATACCCCTCAAATGTGAGCTCAACCACCCAAATTTGATATcaagctctgataccaattgttggtaTCATATGCAAATCCATACAATAATACCAATGCAGCGGAAACAATTTATAACGCACATACAACCGAGAAACGTCCCCAATCTTAGCAAACAAGAAAATCTCCACAAGTAATCAAGATAATATGCAAGACGATAAATGAGACaagagatttacgtggttcggcaaatgcctacgtccacgggagcaaCACCAATCGTAATATTGAAGAACTCCGAAGATTCGCACAACCCGCGAACTCGTCACACAATGAATCGAGAATTACACCCAAGATGAGATCAACCTCTCACTCTCGTACACTCTCAAACCCACGCTGGAAAAACCCTCTTAAATCACCTCACGATCACTCGTGTATATCTCACCCCAATCTCTCTGTTTTTCTCTCACAGCTCTCTCTGCGCTCAACTTTTTTTTTCGTCTGAATTTCTTCTGGGAATGAATCATTCACCAACACATCCCCTAACAACTATGGAAAGAAGTCAACAAAGGAAAAGCAAAAGTAAAAGCAGAAAAGTGATGTCTCCTTGTCTGCCACCAACAATAATATTAATCAAAGACGTGAACTATCAAGTTTGTATCGAATATGATCCAAGTTATGTTTTTTGTCACATAAAGATGACatgtatttttcaatttttttaatgctGACTAGCCAAAATGACGCGGGTTTGCCCAATGTTTTCATTGCTAATTAGATTACTAGCTATCTGAGCATCTAACGCGCCTGAGTCTTTCTTTCATCTGAGTGAGTGAAAATCTGAGCAtcagagtaaaattttgagcaATTTGAGTTAAAAAATAGTAGGAAAATACAAGTCAGCTTTCTCTGACGAAAAACGTAACTTAGATTATATTTGATACGAACTTGATAGTTCAGGTCTTCGACTGATATTAGCAATAGTTTAAGACAGTTCTGTGACTCAACTCATattttaggcatttgattgatatttaccctttataATATGACTAACTGGAGTTTACCATCTTGATGTTTCTTTGTTGTTGCAGAGGTATTTGCACTCCGTGACTGTCAGGGAAGACGAGATGTCGGTGAAAATACGCGAGCAAGAGCAATGGATGTCGCGCTGCATGCTCCCTCCGGCTCTGAGGGCGCGTGTAAGGCAGCACGAGCGATTCAAATGGCTAAAGAATCGAGGGGTCGATGAACAATCTTTCATCCGCGGTTTCCCAAAGGACTTGAAAAGGGACATCAAGCGCCATCAATGCCTGAGTTTCCTCACCAGAGTTAGCAacacttcttcttcatcttcatcttcctctGTTTTGGGATCATTATCAATCATTCCATCTTGATCACTGCAGGTGCCAATGTTTGCAAAGTTGGACGAAACGCAGTTGGATGCGTTGTGCTGTCGCCTGAAGCCCGTGCTCTACGCTGCAGGCAGCCATGTTTTTTGCGAGGGGAATCCTGTTGATGAATTGCTCTTCATAAAGAAGGGGTTTTTGACAATGGCTTCAAATTCTGTTGGAACAATTGTTGTCAAGGCCGGCGAGCTGTGCGGGGAGGAGCTGCTGGCGTGGGCTCTCGACCCCAACTCCTCGTCGTCCAGCCTTCCCATCTCCACAACGACGTTGCAAGCCATCAATGATGTGGAGGCCTATTGCCTAATGCCGGATGATTTGAAATGCGTTTTATCCCAACTCAGAAGCGAAGAGCAGCTGCATCACATCATTAGGCAGGTTCATTTGAAAAAGATAACAGTAGATTTCATTAGTAGCGAAGAAAAAttgattatatgtaatgttatgATACAATTTCAGATACAGTTCCCAGCAGTGGAGGTCATGGGGTGCCTGCATCATACAAGCAGCGTGGCGACGCTACTACTggaggaagatgaagagctCCCTCAAACAAGCAGAAGCTCAAATGCAAGCTGTTTCCTTTCCCAGATTACTGCCTCAGAAGCCAGGCGAGTACGATCTCGAGATAGTTCGAAGAAATTGAGGATGTCAAGATACTATGTGGTAGAATATAGATGATTCTTTCCTTTCAGGGCTTGAAAGGGGTATCACATTATATGAAACTCAAGAAGATAGTGCATTTTCTCACAACATATTGCTTTTAGTTTACTATGTTGTGGAATGTGGTTGTTGGAGGATGAATATGCCTTACTACTTCTCTTACACTCATTTTCCATCCAATTTTCTTGAATGAATGTGTAGCTTCAAGCAGGCTCATAAGCTCATATTGTAGccttaaatgaaaaatgcaaCATCATTTATTTTTCAGAATTAGCTTTGATACATAAAATAGTGAGGTTGAGGTGAGATTAAAGATATCCTAATAATGagtataaaattattcaatcatgaaaagtaaacgccccttaAAATTGAAAGACTTTCATTTTGCAGTAGTAAGGCATATGTACTTCATTTTCTATTCGTTCTGTGGTTGTGGAGAAGACAATGCACAATTGGTCCATGTAGAATTTATTGCAGGGAAAAGGAAACCAAAGAAATTACTCCCTCTATCCCCTACATTTATGCAGATAATTTTTGGACGCgacttttaataaaaagttgtagaGTTTATTGCTAGTGAAGAAAAATGTCTCAGATTGAGGGTACtgttgagtgcattaattttaaatgaaTATAAATTAGTGGACGTGGTCCACGCGAACGTaccaaaaagaaataaatacataattttaaggGACGAAAGAAGTATCATGTCTCAGAAAGGATGATTCTGCAAACAGGGCAAGTTCTGCTTTTGATTAACCATGTGAGAATACAATGAGCATGGAAGCAATGGTGGCAAGGGACAATGCTTCTAACAAGCTCTTGAGCTTCAAAGCTTTCCAAGCAAATGGGACACCCATGAGAATCAACAATGCTTTCACTAAGAGCCATCAACTTCGTGTATGATTCGATTTTAGATTCCTCCACACCTCCAACGACGGCCAGTGGCAGCGGCGCTGCCAGTGGCGACGGCGCTGCCAGTGGCGGCGGCGCTGCCACCGGCAGCCCATTGGCGACGGCGTTGGGGCTGAGCCTCCCAACTATTTTTCTTGTAATGAGAAATGAAGAGGCTGTGAGCATCACTACTATCACTACAAAGATCGAACTGAAATAGGGCAATCCAGAGAATCCGTCCCACGAGTTA includes these proteins:
- the LOC131020802 gene encoding cyclic nucleotide-gated ion channel 1-like isoform X2 translates to MTIYIRSNVFCQVKIVMALHDEISPARQRPLMILTTFQNLLRMVRMVPLFKNLTTTSSIFVSRAWFGAASNLFTCILASHVIGSFWYLSSVERTYRCWRIACDINQCNFDDLYCGQSSIYNSFLISSPCSPLEPSKSDFDYGIFVHAISIQLCQNFFRRFFHCFIWGLRNLSSLGQNLETSSAVGENLFVVVISVSGLILFSFLAGNIQRYLHSVTVREDEMSVKIREQEQWMSRCMLPPALRARVRQHERFKWLKNRGVDEQSFIRGFPKDLKRDIKRHQCLSFLTRVPMFAKLDETQLDALCCRLKPVLYAAGSHVFCEGNPVDELLFIKKGFLTMASNSVGTIVVKAGELCGEELLAWALDPNSSSSSLPISTTTLQAINDVEAYCLMPDDLKCVLSQLRSEEQLHHIIRYSSQQWRSWGACIIQAAWRRYYWRKMKSSLKQAEAQMQAVSFPRLLPQKPGEYDLEIVRRN
- the LOC131020802 gene encoding cyclic nucleotide-gated ion channel 1-like isoform X1, whose protein sequence is MTIYIRSNVFCQVKIVMALHDEISPARQRPLMILTTFQNLLRMVRMVPLFKNLTTTSSIFVSRAWFGAASNLFTCILASHVIGSFWYLSSVERTYRCWRIACDINQCNFDDLYCGQSSIYNSFLISSPCSPLEPSKSDFDYGIFVHAISIQLCQNFFRRFFHCFIWGLRNLSSLGQNLETSSAVGENLFVVVISVSGLILFSFLAGNIQRYLHSVTVREDEMSVKIREQEQWMSRCMLPPALRARVRQHERFKWLKNRGVDEQSFIRGFPKDLKRDIKRHQCLSFLTRVPMFAKLDETQLDALCCRLKPVLYAAGSHVFCEGNPVDELLFIKKGFLTMASNSVGTIVVKAGELCGEELLAWALDPNSSSSSLPISTTTLQAINDVEAYCLMPDDLKCVLSQLRSEEQLHHIIRQIQFPAVEVMGCLHHTSSVATLLLEEDEELPQTSRSSNASCFLSQITASEARRVRSRDSSKKLRMSRYYVVEYR
- the LOC131020802 gene encoding putative cyclic nucleotide-gated ion channel 13 isoform X3: MTIYIRSNVFCQVKIVMALHDEISPARQRPLMILTTFQNLLRMVIGSFWYLSSVERTYRCWRIACDINQCNFDDLYCGQSSIYNSFLISSPCSPLEPSKSDFDYGIFVHAISIQLCQNFFRRFFHCFIWGLRNLSSLGQNLETSSAVGENLFVVVISVSGLILFSFLAGNIQRYLHSVTVREDEMSVKIREQEQWMSRCMLPPALRARVRQHERFKWLKNRGVDEQSFIRGFPKDLKRDIKRHQCLSFLTRVPMFAKLDETQLDALCCRLKPVLYAAGSHVFCEGNPVDELLFIKKGFLTMASNSVGTIVVKAGELCGEELLAWALDPNSSSSSLPISTTTLQAINDVEAYCLMPDDLKCVLSQLRSEEQLHHIIRQIQFPAVEVMGCLHHTSSVATLLLEEDEELPQTSRSSNASCFLSQITASEARRVRSRDSSKKLRMSRYYVVEYR